TCACCGTGATCTGGCCGTCCTCGCGCCTCACCCCGAGCGCTCCTTCCGGAAGCTGCCGTACGGCTCGGTGTGCGTGCTGTCGACGGTCACCCCGCCCAGCTGCGAGCCCAGGGCGCTCGGCGTGAGGGGCAACGGCTGTGTCGCGCGCACGACCACCCGCACGGACGATCCCGGCTGCAGGCACTCCGCTGACGACGGCAGGCACGTGATGCGCACGCTCGCGCCGTCGAGCCCCTGGTCCTCCAGCGCCACCCGGGCGGCGAGGCGGGCACGCTTCTCCGCGGCCGCCGGGTCCGGCGCCTGAAGGAACGCCCGCGCGGCCGACCGGCTGGCGGTGGACACCCCGTACGAGGCGCGCTGCGTGTCGAACACCGCCACCAGGATGTAGACGAACGGGACGAGCAGCAGCAACGTCAGCCAGACGAACTCGATCGTGGCCGTGCCGTCCTGCGATCGGGTCCTCATGGCTCGACCTCGCGAACCGCGTGCCCGCGGACCGTCACCGAGACCGCCGGGCCGAACAGACCGAGTGCCGGCACCTTCGCGCGGACCTCCACCTCGGCTCCGGGGACGCCGCCGATCGTGGTCAGCGAGGCCGCGACGTCGTCCGCGTACCGGTCGTCCAGCGCCCGCCGGATCATCGTGCGTGTCCGTTCCACCCCGTCCGCGGGCGTGGCCCCCAGGGGCGCCGCCGACCTGGCGCCCTCCGAGGCTGCGGCCGCGAGGGTGTTGCGCACGTGCAGGACGAGGGCGACCTGCGCGATGCCGAGCACGAGCGGCACGAGCAGCACCATGATCAGCACGAAGTCGACGACCGCCGCGCCCCGATCGCGATCGGCGGCGCGCACGATCAGCCGCCGACGGCCGACAGCGCCTGGGTGAGCATGTTGCGCAGCTGGGGACCGGCTGCGGCGGTCAGGATCGCCACGAGGCCGGCCGACATGACCGTGATCATCACCCAGCCGGGGACATCACCTCGTTCGTCGTGCCGATGGGATGGAAGGCGGGTCATGAGAGTTCCTTTCGTTACGTGCCCGAGGTGAGGTGGAGTCCGACATAGCCGGGGAAGAACGCAAAGATCACGGTCACGGGGAGGATGAGGAACACGACCGGGAGCATCATCGCGACCTCCTTGCGACCACCAGCCTCGATGAGCTCGCGGCGCCCGGACTCGCGCACGTCGGCCGCCTGGGCGTGCAGCACGTCGACCAGCGGGGTGCCTCGCTCGACAGCGATCGCGAGGCCTTCGGCGAACCGGGCGATGCTCGTGACGCCGGTGCGCGAGGCCAACCGGTCGAAGGCGTCGGCCATGGGCGTGCCCGTGCGGACGTCGGAGATCACCCGCGCCAGCTCGTCGGTCAGGGCGCCGTGGCAGACCTTCATGATGCGCTCGAGACCCGCGATCGGGCTCTCCCCGGCCGCGACGGCGAGCGCGAGCAGGTCGGCCACGACCGGGAACTCCGCCTGCATCTCCTGCTCGCGGGTGGTCACCTGCGCGGAGAGGTGGTTGTCGCACCACAGGACGCCCAGCACGAATCCCGTCAGGCAGATGAGCAGGAGGAGGGGCACGGAGGTGCCTCGGCTCGACCAGAGCAGCGCCGAGGCGGCTGCAGCGATGGCGAGGCCGACCGAGCCCCACATCACCTGGGTGATGCGGAAGTCGTCCACGGTCCTGGGTGACCCCAGGCGGACCAGACGTCGCGAGACGCTCGCCGAGCCGCCCACCAGGTCGCCGACCGCAGTGCCCACCCGCTGCAAGGACGGGCCGAACACCGCACCCAGCAGGTGCCCCGCCGGACCAGGCGCGGCCGGGGCAGGATGGACGTCTCGGACGTACGGGAGGACGCGTTGGTCGAGCGTCGGCCGGCGGCTGCGCAACCAGCCGGAGATCGTCAGGAGCAGTCCGGCCGAGGCACAGAACCCCACGAGCGCGCCGGTCACGCGAGGATCCGCCGTTCGGCGGGCAGACGCCCGATCCACATCATCAGGCGATACGCGACCACGCACAGGACGGCCCCTGCGGTGAGCACGATCAGCCCCGTGCCGGACGCGAACCGGCCGACGACGTCGCCCTGGAGGCACATCAGGAGCAGCACCGCCCACGGCGCGGCGACGGCGAGCCGGGCACCGTTGACCGTCCAGGACTGCCGAGACTCCAGCTCACCACGCGTCCGCAGGTCCTCGCGGAGGAAGCCCGACAGGGAGCGCAGCATCCGCCCGAGGTCGCCACCACCCACGTCGCGGGCGATCCGCAGCGCCTCGACGACGCGGTCGCCGACCGGGTCGGCCAGACGGTCCTTCAGGCGGTCGAGCGAGTCGTTGAACCTGCCGGTGCCCTGGTAGTCGCGGCCGAACTGCTCGAACGCGTCACGCAACCCCTCGGGCCCGCGCTCCCCCAGCTGGATCAGTGCCTCCGGCAGCGAGAGACCGGCGCGGACGGCCGAGGCGAGGTTGTCGACCGCGTCCGGCCACAGCGCCGCGTGGTCGCGGAGCCGGCGCATCGCCCGGCCCCGCAGGATCGCGACGGGCACCCCGGCCGCCATCGCCCCGAAGACCACACCGATCGCCGCGACGCCCGAGACACCCGCCATCACCACCGCACCGATCGCGAAGGCGAGCACGCACAGGGCGACGAGCTGCGCGGGCGACACACCATCGACGCCCGCGCGCTGGAGCAGGTCGGCGACCGGGTGGCGTCGTGCGGACGTACGGCTGGTCGGCTGCCAGTCCGGCTCGCTGAAGGTCCAGAGGACGAGAAGGATCCCGACCCCGGCCATCAGACCGATCAGGGCGCCCACCGGGTCACCCCCAGAACGGAGTCGAGGTCGATGCCGGCCTGCTCGAACGCCTCACGCCGCAGAGGGGCTCCGTGGCCGCGCTCCAGTCGACCGTCCCGCCGCACGAACACCGGGTCGGACTCGATCAGGTCGTTCTCGACCCGACCGGTGACAGCCACGATCTCGCGGACCGCACGGGTGCCGTCGGGATCCATACCCGTGTGGACGACGACGTCGACGGACGCCGCCACGGTCGGGACCACGAACCGGGAGCCGATGTTGTCGCCGGCCAGCAACGGGAGGGTGCAGAGTTTCACGAGCGCCTGCCGTGCCGAGTTGGCGTGGATGCTGGCCATGCCCGGCAGGCCGGCGTTCAGTGCCAGCAGGAGGTCAAGACACTCGGCTGCCCGCACCTCACCGACCACGATCCGGGAAGGCCGCATGCGCAGCGCCTCCTTGACCAGCATGCGCAGGTCGATCGTGCCGGTGCCCTCGAGCCCCGCCTGACGGGTCTGCATCGCGACCCAGTCCGGGTGTCCGCACTGCAGCTCGAAGACCTCCTCGACCGAGACCAGCCGTTGGGAGCCGGGGATCGATGCGGCGAGGCAGTTCAGCAGGGTCGTCTTGCCGGCCTGCGTGCCGCCGGAGACCACGATGTTGAGGCCTGCACGGACGCACGCGTCGAGGAACGCGGCACTCGGCGGATCGAGCGTCCCGAGTGCCACCAGGTCGCTGACGGAGTGGGCCTTGGCCACGAACTTGCGGATGTTGACGGCCGCGAAACCCCGCGCGATCCCGTCGAGGACGACATGGAGCCGGTGACCGCCGGGCAGCATCGCATCCACGAACGGCTGGGAGATGTCGAGCCGTCGACCCGAGGTCGACAGCATCCGCTCGACCAGCTCCCGCACCTGCTCGGCGGTCAGGATCAGCGAGGTGAGCTCATGGCGTCCCTCCCGGGCGATGAACACCCGCGAGGGCTCGTTGATCCAGACCTCCTCCACGGTGTCGTCGTCGAGGTACGCCTGCAGGGGACCGAAGCCGCTCACGTCGGCGACGATCTGACCCACGACGACGTCCGGCTCGTCCAGCGACCTCACGGCCCCGGTCAGGCTGCGCGACTCGTGCTCGGCGATCGCGTCGAGGGCGGCGAGGCGTACGGAGTCCGCCTCCGTGCGGGGGTCGATCCGGCGCTGGCGCACCAGGTCCCGCACGCGGTCGGCAAGTGCCGGCGTCGACGATTCCATCTCCCAACCTCTTCCCCCGAAGAGATGCTGTCTGTCCCGATACTGCACTCATTCCAGGGCAATGGGAAGGCCCGTCACCGACCGCCTGTGGACGGGGGACGAGAGATCACGCGGGCCGGTCGGCGGCCTCGGCGCCGGGCTCGGGCTCCGCGGCGTTGTAGCGGCGCATCAGGTCGGCGAACGTGCGCCGCTCCTCGAGCGTCCAGTCCGCGACCCGGTCGCCCAGCAGGTCCAGCAACGCAGCCCTGGTCGCGCGGAGGAGGCGCTCCCCTGCCGACGTCACCCGGACGCGCCGGCCCTTGTCGCGCTCGACCAGCCCCCGGCGCATCAGGCCGGCGAGCTGGCGACTCACCGTCGACTTGTCCAGGCCGAAGACCCGGGCGAGCTCCTGGGCCCGAGCACCGTCCGTGGCGTGGACGTGGCCGAGCAGGCTGTACTCGGCGAACGACAGCTCGGGGGCGACCTTCTCGACGGCGCCCCGGGCGCGGCGCCCGTACAACGAGAGCTGGTCGAGGAGCTCCTCGTTCAGCCGCTCCTCGGTGGCCCTCGTGACGGCGGACTTCGCATTGTCGCTCATAAGTTGTATAGTACAACTTCTAAAAGGTTTCACTATGCAACTTCTCCGAAGGGTTTTGATGTTCGTCCCCCACGCCGAGCGCCACGTGCTCCGGCACGTCGCCATCCACCTGTTGGTCCCCCTCTTCCTCGGCACCGGGATGGCCCTGGCCTACCTGGGCGGGTTCCACCAGCCGAGCCCCCACGGCGTCCGCGTCGACGTGGTCGGGACCACCAACGGGGCGAAGGTCCTGGCCCAGTCCCTCCAGGAAGAGGTCGGTGACGCCCTCGACGTCCGCACGGTCGCGACCGCCGACGAGGCGCGCGACCGGATCGAGCACCGCGAGATCGCCGCCGCGCTGGCCTCGAGC
Above is a genomic segment from Aeromicrobium chenweiae containing:
- a CDS encoding TadE/TadG family type IV pilus assembly protein produces the protein MRTRSQDGTATIEFVWLTLLLLVPFVYILVAVFDTQRASYGVSTASRSAARAFLQAPDPAAAEKRARLAARVALEDQGLDGASVRITCLPSSAECLQPGSSVRVVVRATQPLPLTPSALGSQLGGVTVDSTHTEPYGSFRKERSG
- a CDS encoding TadE family protein, which translates into the protein MRAADRDRGAAVVDFVLIMVLLVPLVLGIAQVALVLHVRNTLAAAASEGARSAAPLGATPADGVERTRTMIRRALDDRYADDVAASLTTIGGVPGAEVEVRAKVPALGLFGPAVSVTVRGHAVREVEP
- a CDS encoding type II secretion system F family protein gives rise to the protein MTGALVGFCASAGLLLTISGWLRSRRPTLDQRVLPYVRDVHPAPAAPGPAGHLLGAVFGPSLQRVGTAVGDLVGGSASVSRRLVRLGSPRTVDDFRITQVMWGSVGLAIAAAASALLWSSRGTSVPLLLLICLTGFVLGVLWCDNHLSAQVTTREQEMQAEFPVVADLLALAVAAGESPIAGLERIMKVCHGALTDELARVISDVRTGTPMADAFDRLASRTGVTSIARFAEGLAIAVERGTPLVDVLHAQAADVRESGRRELIEAGGRKEVAMMLPVVFLILPVTVIFAFFPGYVGLHLTSGT
- a CDS encoding type II secretion system F family protein; this translates as MGALIGLMAGVGILLVLWTFSEPDWQPTSRTSARRHPVADLLQRAGVDGVSPAQLVALCVLAFAIGAVVMAGVSGVAAIGVVFGAMAAGVPVAILRGRAMRRLRDHAALWPDAVDNLASAVRAGLSLPEALIQLGERGPEGLRDAFEQFGRDYQGTGRFNDSLDRLKDRLADPVGDRVVEALRIARDVGGGDLGRMLRSLSGFLREDLRTRGELESRQSWTVNGARLAVAAPWAVLLLMCLQGDVVGRFASGTGLIVLTAGAVLCVVAYRLMMWIGRLPAERRILA
- a CDS encoding CpaF family protein, with product MESSTPALADRVRDLVRQRRIDPRTEADSVRLAALDAIAEHESRSLTGAVRSLDEPDVVVGQIVADVSGFGPLQAYLDDDTVEEVWINEPSRVFIAREGRHELTSLILTAEQVRELVERMLSTSGRRLDISQPFVDAMLPGGHRLHVVLDGIARGFAAVNIRKFVAKAHSVSDLVALGTLDPPSAAFLDACVRAGLNIVVSGGTQAGKTTLLNCLAASIPGSQRLVSVEEVFELQCGHPDWVAMQTRQAGLEGTGTIDLRMLVKEALRMRPSRIVVGEVRAAECLDLLLALNAGLPGMASIHANSARQALVKLCTLPLLAGDNIGSRFVVPTVAASVDVVVHTGMDPDGTRAVREIVAVTGRVENDLIESDPVFVRRDGRLERGHGAPLRREAFEQAGIDLDSVLGVTRWAP
- a CDS encoding MarR family winged helix-turn-helix transcriptional regulator, whose amino-acid sequence is MSDNAKSAVTRATEERLNEELLDQLSLYGRRARGAVEKVAPELSFAEYSLLGHVHATDGARAQELARVFGLDKSTVSRQLAGLMRRGLVERDKGRRVRVTSAGERLLRATRAALLDLLGDRVADWTLEERRTFADLMRRYNAAEPEPGAEAADRPA